The Pseudomonas orientalis genome contains a region encoding:
- a CDS encoding metal ABC transporter ATPase, with protein sequence MPRTLIRKNPSNFKTLPLHVEATPEGLSYQSVGMPLNFAQTLQRRKPVEVPDAERFALELANLGVSVRLTLHWQNKDYWVLVRQRRQDRGDVVLKLISGYVPAHELNLPLHTAIQEIAEECLLETPEGWLGGRFNDTWLPAPYSAALHYREALPFRLSPLSGAARPVRCATTQLIERPRAYVHLPTASLQLIYDLRLEVPKEAKSLSLFHVDERLEGDQLVARLDRKRPDLYLMPLKDGEPLAELYTVKKDQLYPASTRGLYLAESFARQDGWLVRDERIRWKDWLRQQGLAEPEKESKLKRLTGKAQQMLRKIVPKKKARG encoded by the coding sequence ATGCCGCGTACGCTCATAAGAAAGAACCCGAGCAACTTCAAGACACTGCCGCTGCACGTGGAAGCCACCCCCGAAGGCCTGAGCTACCAGAGCGTCGGCATGCCGCTCAACTTCGCCCAGACCCTGCAACGGCGCAAGCCGGTCGAGGTGCCGGACGCCGAACGCTTCGCCCTGGAACTGGCGAATCTCGGCGTCTCAGTGCGCCTGACCCTGCACTGGCAAAACAAGGATTACTGGGTGCTGGTACGCCAGCGTCGCCAGGATCGCGGCGATGTGGTGCTCAAGCTGATCTCCGGCTACGTCCCCGCCCATGAACTGAACCTGCCGCTGCACACGGCCATTCAGGAAATTGCCGAGGAATGCCTGCTGGAAACCCCTGAGGGCTGGCTCGGCGGGCGCTTCAACGATACCTGGCTGCCGGCGCCCTACTCCGCCGCGCTGCATTACCGTGAAGCCCTGCCGTTTCGCCTGAGCCCGCTGTCCGGCGCCGCGCGTCCGGTGCGCTGCGCCACCACCCAGTTGATCGAGCGTCCTCGGGCCTATGTGCACCTGCCGACGGCGTCACTGCAGCTGATTTACGACCTGCGCCTGGAAGTGCCGAAGGAAGCCAAATCCCTGAGCCTGTTCCATGTGGATGAGCGCCTGGAAGGTGACCAACTGGTCGCACGCCTGGATCGCAAGCGTCCGGACCTGTACCTGATGCCGCTCAAGGACGGCGAGCCCCTTGCCGAGCTGTACACCGTCAAGAAGGACCAACTGTATCCGGCGAGTACACGGGGTTTGTACCTGGCCGAAAGCTTCGCCCGCCAGGACGGCTGGCTGGTGCGTGATGAGCGGATTCGCTGGAAGGACTGGCTCAGGCAGCAAGGCCTGGCAGAGCCGGAAAAAGAGTCGAAGCTCAAGCGCTTGACCGGCAAGGCGCAGCAGATGCTGCGCAAGATCGTGCCGAAGAAAAAAGCCAGGGGCTGA
- a CDS encoding aldo/keto reductase — translation MSLPTLHDLHRPLGSTGLLVSPLGLGTVKLGRDQGVKYPSGFQIPNDDEARMLLRQARQLGINLIDTAPAYGRSEERLGPLLRDQRKDWVIVSKVGEEFEDGVSRHDFSAAHTRMSIERSLKRLETDFIDLVLVHSDGNDLHILNDCEVYQTLAELKKEGKIRGFGFSGKTVGGGVKALEQGDCAMITYNLNEQAEKAVIDYAAAHGKGILVKKALASGHVCLTPGMDPIQASFTLLFAQTGVASAIVGTINPLHLAHNVATAARVIRQL, via the coding sequence ATGAGCCTGCCCACTCTGCACGACCTGCATCGCCCCCTGGGCAGCACCGGCCTGCTGGTGTCGCCCCTGGGCCTGGGCACCGTCAAGCTGGGTCGTGACCAAGGGGTCAAATACCCCAGCGGTTTTCAGATTCCAAATGACGACGAGGCGCGAATGCTGCTGCGCCAGGCGCGCCAGTTGGGTATCAACCTGATCGATACCGCACCCGCCTACGGCCGCAGCGAAGAGCGCCTGGGGCCACTGCTGCGTGACCAGCGCAAGGATTGGGTGATCGTCAGCAAGGTCGGCGAAGAATTCGAGGACGGCGTGTCCCGGCACGATTTCAGCGCCGCCCATACGCGGATGTCGATCGAGCGTAGTCTGAAACGACTTGAAACGGATTTTATCGACCTGGTGCTGGTGCACTCCGATGGCAACGACCTGCACATCCTCAACGACTGCGAGGTTTACCAGACCCTGGCGGAGCTGAAAAAAGAGGGCAAGATCCGCGGTTTCGGCTTCTCCGGCAAGACCGTTGGAGGCGGTGTGAAGGCGCTGGAACAGGGTGATTGCGCCATGATCACTTACAATCTGAACGAACAGGCCGAAAAAGCCGTCATTGATTACGCGGCGGCCCATGGCAAGGGCATCCTGGTGAAAAAAGCCCTGGCCAGCGGCCACGTGTGCCTGACGCCTGGAATGGATCCAATTCAGGCCAGTTTCACGTTGTTGTTTGCGCAAACGGGCGTCGCCAGTGCTATTGTCGGGACCATCAATCCGCTGCACCTGGCCCATAACGTGGCAACCGCTGCCCGGGTCATCCGTCAACTCTGA
- a CDS encoding NAD(P)/FAD-dependent oxidoreductase: MPSVISTDVLIVGAGVAGLWLNARLRRQGFSTVLVESATLGGGQSVKSQGIIHGGAKYALHGALTGASEAIADMPRRWREALAGNGELDLSGVRLLSEAHYLWSPGTLAGNLTSFFASKAVRGRVDQVKGDELPVALQDRRFKGKVYRLAELVVDVPSLIERLAELAGKGLLAGEHIEPLRDGDTLVGLKVDGREIRAQRIVLSAGAGTADLLAVLGLSQPAMQTRPLHMILAKGPGLKPLYAHCLGGGTKPRLTVTTHPAADGNWVWYIGGDIAEADGVARTPQKQIATAQKELAQLLPWIDMSQTQWATLRVNRAEPLQSGLSRPDNAFLAEQGRLLVGWPTKLALAPDFADRVINSLERDGIRPGASEPLPDLPKPVIGQPAWEHLLP, from the coding sequence ATGCCATCCGTTATTTCCACCGACGTTCTGATTGTCGGCGCCGGGGTTGCCGGCCTCTGGCTCAATGCGCGCCTGCGCCGCCAGGGGTTTTCCACGGTGCTGGTGGAAAGCGCGACCCTGGGTGGCGGGCAAAGCGTGAAGTCCCAGGGGATCATCCACGGCGGTGCGAAATACGCCCTGCACGGCGCCCTCACCGGCGCCTCCGAAGCGATTGCCGACATGCCGCGCCGCTGGCGTGAAGCTCTGGCCGGCAATGGCGAATTGGACCTGTCCGGCGTGCGCCTGCTCTCTGAAGCCCATTACCTGTGGTCACCCGGCACCCTCGCCGGCAATCTCACCAGCTTTTTCGCCAGCAAGGCCGTGCGCGGCCGTGTCGATCAGGTCAAGGGCGACGAACTGCCGGTTGCGCTGCAGGATCGTCGCTTCAAGGGCAAGGTCTACCGCCTCGCGGAATTGGTCGTGGACGTGCCCAGCCTGATCGAACGCCTGGCGGAGCTGGCCGGTAAGGGTTTGCTCGCAGGCGAACATATCGAACCGCTGCGTGACGGCGACACCTTGGTGGGCTTGAAGGTCGATGGCCGCGAAATCCGCGCCCAGCGCATCGTCTTGAGTGCCGGCGCAGGCACCGCCGACTTGCTTGCGGTCCTGGGCTTGAGCCAGCCGGCGATGCAAACCCGCCCGCTGCACATGATCCTCGCCAAAGGCCCGGGCCTGAAGCCGTTGTATGCCCATTGCCTGGGCGGCGGCACCAAGCCGCGTCTGACCGTGACCACCCACCCGGCCGCGGACGGCAACTGGGTGTGGTACATCGGCGGCGATATCGCCGAAGCCGATGGCGTTGCCCGCACACCTCAGAAACAAATCGCTACCGCGCAGAAAGAACTGGCCCAGTTGCTACCATGGATCGACATGAGCCAGACCCAGTGGGCCACCCTGCGCGTCAACCGCGCCGAGCCACTGCAATCGGGCCTGAGCCGTCCCGACAACGCCTTCCTGGCCGAACAGGGTCGCCTGCTCGTGGGCTGGCCAACCAAGCTGGCCCTGGCACCGGACTTCGCCGACCGGGTCATCAACAGCCTCGAACGCGATGGCATCCGCCCAGGCGCCAGCGAACCCCTGCCCGACCTGCCCAAGCCCGTGATCGGCCAACCTGCCTGGGAGCACCTGTTGCCATGA
- a CDS encoding DMT family transporter: MNAAYCYLAIAICSEVIATVSMKAIKGWSTPVPLLLVIVGYGIAFWMLTLVVRTVPVGVAYAVWAGMGIVMVSIAALFIYGQKLDIPAMLGMGLIVLGVVVIQLFSKTAGH, translated from the coding sequence ATGAACGCCGCCTACTGTTACCTGGCCATCGCCATCTGCTCGGAAGTAATCGCGACCGTGTCCATGAAAGCCATCAAGGGTTGGAGCACACCTGTTCCGCTGTTGCTGGTGATCGTCGGTTATGGCATCGCGTTCTGGATGCTGACCCTGGTCGTGCGCACCGTGCCGGTTGGCGTGGCTTACGCCGTCTGGGCCGGCATGGGCATCGTGATGGTCAGCATTGCCGCGCTGTTCATCTACGGGCAGAAGCTGGATATCCCGGCCATGCTGGGGATGGGGCTGATCGTGCTGGGCGTGGTGGTGATCCAGCTGTTCTCGAAAACCGCCGGTCACTGA
- a CDS encoding LysR family transcriptional regulator: MSVPWDLEQMRLFVSVAEQRSFSAVARGQRKAQSAVSTAIALLEADLGVSLFERSSGRQPRLTEAGSVLLEEAREVLRQCERLTGRALSLTRGEEACLRLAQDEAMLFQPVLDSLEALALRYPLLEVQLSSAAQGDVARKLVERQADLGLLFYHDQIPEALERRVVGSVEMVTVCGVNHPLAKLRYVDCQRLAQFRQLLMSTQTSVYPGSEAASPLVWRADSFYVLAEWLMSGLGWAWLPRHIVQYPTYQQQMVELHSEWTPPALVVELVWRRDEHLGPAARFLAERFAECLQAID, encoded by the coding sequence ATGAGCGTGCCTTGGGATCTGGAACAGATGCGCCTGTTTGTCAGCGTCGCCGAACAGCGCTCGTTTTCCGCCGTGGCGCGTGGGCAGCGCAAGGCGCAGTCGGCCGTCAGCACCGCCATCGCGTTGCTTGAGGCGGACCTCGGCGTCAGCCTGTTCGAGCGCAGCAGCGGCCGTCAGCCGCGCCTGACCGAAGCCGGCAGCGTGTTGCTGGAGGAAGCGCGTGAAGTCCTGCGCCAGTGTGAGCGTCTGACGGGACGGGCACTCTCGCTGACCCGTGGCGAGGAAGCGTGTCTGCGCCTGGCCCAGGACGAGGCGATGTTGTTCCAGCCGGTGCTCGACAGTCTTGAGGCGCTGGCGCTGCGCTACCCGTTGTTGGAGGTGCAGTTGTCCAGCGCCGCCCAGGGCGATGTGGCGCGCAAGCTGGTGGAACGCCAGGCCGACCTGGGCCTGCTGTTCTACCACGACCAGATTCCCGAAGCCCTTGAGCGGCGGGTGGTGGGCAGCGTGGAAATGGTCACGGTGTGCGGTGTGAATCACCCTTTGGCCAAGTTGCGGTACGTGGACTGTCAACGATTGGCGCAGTTTCGCCAGTTGCTCATGTCGACCCAGACCAGCGTCTACCCCGGCAGTGAAGCCGCCAGTCCGCTGGTATGGCGGGCCGACAGCTTCTATGTGTTGGCCGAATGGCTGATGAGCGGCCTGGGTTGGGCCTGGTTGCCACGGCACATCGTGCAATACCCCACCTATCAACAGCAGATGGTTGAACTGCACAGCGAATGGACGCCGCCGGCGCTGGTGGTGGAACTGGTGTGGCGCCGCGATGAGCACCTTGGGCCTGCCGCGCGCTTTCTGGCTGAACGTTTTGCCGAGTGCTTGCAGGCGATCGACTGA
- the waaA gene encoding lipid IV(A) 3-deoxy-D-manno-octulosonic acid transferase, with the protein MNRTLYTCLFYLALPLVALRLWLRARKAPAYARRVGERFSYGLPVMQPGGIWVHAVSVGESIAAAPMIRALLKRYPQLPMTVTCMTPTGSERIRALFADEPRVQHCYLPYDLPCAARRFLDRVQPRLAVIMETELWPNHIHACVQRGIPVALANARLSARSAKGYARFARLTAPMLAEMSLFAVQTKTEAERFLNLGARPETVEVTGSIKFDLTIDPQLPERAAALREQWGAGERPVWIAASTHEGEDEVVLAAHRQLLASYPNALLILVPRHQERFGPTFERCVQQGFATVRRSSGEAVHVHTSVLLGDTMGELLFLYALADSAFVGGSLVPTGGHNPLEPAALGKPVIMGPHLFNFLEISAMMREAGALREVDDADGLAEAVRQLFELPQDARRMAEAGLKVMQANQGALKRLLDGLDRLIAH; encoded by the coding sequence ATGAATAGAACTCTCTACACCTGTCTGTTTTACCTGGCGCTGCCGTTGGTGGCTTTACGTCTGTGGTTGCGCGCGCGCAAGGCGCCGGCTTATGCCAGGCGCGTGGGCGAGCGGTTTTCCTATGGCTTGCCCGTGATGCAGCCCGGCGGGATCTGGGTGCATGCGGTGTCGGTGGGCGAAAGCATTGCCGCCGCGCCGATGATCCGTGCCCTCCTGAAGCGCTACCCGCAGTTGCCGATGACCGTCACCTGCATGACGCCCACAGGTTCCGAGCGAATCCGGGCGCTGTTTGCCGATGAGCCGCGTGTCCAGCATTGTTATCTGCCGTACGACTTACCCTGCGCCGCCAGGCGTTTCCTTGACCGGGTACAGCCCAGGTTGGCAGTGATCATGGAGACCGAGTTGTGGCCCAACCATATTCACGCCTGCGTCCAACGCGGCATTCCGGTGGCCCTGGCCAACGCGCGATTGTCGGCGCGCTCGGCCAAGGGTTATGCGCGTTTTGCCAGACTGACTGCGCCGATGCTGGCAGAAATGAGCTTGTTTGCGGTGCAGACCAAAACCGAGGCCGAACGCTTCCTGAATCTGGGGGCTCGGCCTGAGACGGTAGAAGTCACGGGTTCGATCAAGTTCGATTTGACCATCGACCCGCAACTGCCCGAACGCGCCGCCGCCTTGCGCGAGCAGTGGGGCGCCGGCGAGCGTCCGGTGTGGATCGCCGCCAGCACCCACGAAGGCGAAGACGAAGTCGTGCTCGCCGCCCATCGTCAATTGCTCGCCAGCTATCCCAATGCGCTGTTGATTCTGGTGCCCCGTCATCAGGAGCGCTTCGGGCCGACTTTCGAGCGGTGCGTGCAGCAAGGCTTTGCCACAGTGCGGCGTTCCAGTGGCGAAGCGGTCCATGTACATACCTCAGTGCTGCTTGGCGACACCATGGGCGAATTGCTGTTTCTCTACGCCTTGGCCGACAGCGCCTTTGTCGGCGGCAGCCTGGTACCGACCGGCGGGCATAATCCGCTGGAACCGGCCGCGCTGGGCAAGCCGGTGATCATGGGGCCGCACCTGTTCAACTTCCTGGAAATCAGCGCGATGATGCGCGAGGCCGGGGCGTTGCGCGAGGTGGATGACGCAGACGGTTTGGCCGAGGCGGTGCGGCAGTTGTTCGAGTTGCCACAGGATGCGCGCAGGATGGCAGAGGCGGGATTGAAGGTGATGCAGGCTAACCAGGGCGCGCTTAAGCGCTTGCTGGATGGGCTGGACCGATTGATCGCTCACTGA
- a CDS encoding TolC family outer membrane protein, with protein MLRKLSLAIAVSCATNGMVWAAEAPLSANTDLVSVYQEAASNNADLAAARAQYGAQKEVVPQARAGLLPNLSAGADSNNVRTQIDQPAATASRDAHSWRATLSQPLFRADRWFQLQAAEAVSEQASLQLSASEQNLILQSAESYFAVLRAQDNLASTKAEENAFKRQLDQSNERFDVGLSDKTDVLQSQASYDTARANRIVAQRQVDDAFEALITLTNRQYNSIQGIVHTLPVLPPAPNDAKAWVETAGRQNLNLLASNYAVTAAEETLRQRKAGHLPTLDAVAQYEKGDNDALGFSNPNQLPIPYGGDVSQRTIGLRLNIPIYSGGLTSSQVRESYSRLDQSEQQREGLRRQVVENTRNLHRAVNTDVEQVQARRQSIISNQSAVEATEIGYQVGTRNIVDVLDAQRQLYASVRNYNNSRYDYILDNLRLKQAAGTLNPGDLQDLTRYLKADYNPDKDFLPPDLAKAAAEQLKARPGS; from the coding sequence ATGCTGCGCAAACTTTCACTGGCAATTGCCGTGTCTTGTGCGACCAATGGAATGGTCTGGGCAGCTGAAGCGCCCTTGTCCGCCAACACCGACCTGGTCAGCGTCTACCAGGAAGCGGCGAGCAACAACGCCGACCTGGCCGCTGCCCGCGCTCAATATGGCGCGCAGAAAGAAGTCGTGCCCCAGGCGCGCGCAGGCTTGCTGCCGAATCTGTCGGCCGGTGCCGACAGTAACAACGTGCGCACCCAGATCGACCAGCCCGCCGCCACTGCCAGCCGCGACGCGCACTCCTGGCGCGCCACCCTGAGCCAGCCGCTGTTTCGCGCCGATCGCTGGTTCCAACTGCAAGCCGCCGAAGCCGTCAGCGAGCAAGCCTCGCTGCAACTGTCGGCCAGTGAACAGAACCTGATTTTGCAAAGTGCCGAGAGCTACTTTGCAGTCCTGCGCGCGCAAGACAACCTGGCCTCGACCAAGGCCGAAGAAAATGCCTTCAAACGCCAGCTCGACCAGTCCAATGAGCGCTTCGATGTGGGCCTGTCGGACAAGACCGATGTGCTGCAATCCCAGGCCAGCTACGACACCGCTCGCGCCAACCGCATCGTGGCCCAGCGCCAGGTGGACGACGCCTTCGAGGCGCTGATCACCCTGACCAACCGCCAGTACAACTCGATCCAGGGCATCGTCCATACGCTGCCGGTGCTGCCGCCGGCGCCGAACGACGCCAAGGCCTGGGTCGAAACCGCCGGGCGCCAGAACCTCAACCTGCTGGCCAGCAATTACGCAGTGACAGCCGCCGAGGAAACCCTCAGGCAGCGCAAGGCCGGCCACTTGCCGACGCTCGATGCGGTTGCGCAATACGAAAAAGGCGACAACGATGCCCTGGGGTTCAGCAACCCGAACCAGTTGCCCATCCCGTACGGTGGCGATGTGTCGCAACGCACCATCGGCTTGCGGTTGAACATCCCGATCTACAGCGGCGGCCTCACCAGCTCGCAAGTGCGTGAATCCTATTCACGTCTCGATCAGTCCGAGCAGCAACGCGAAGGCCTGCGCCGCCAGGTGGTGGAAAACACCCGTAACCTGCACCGCGCCGTCAACACCGATGTGGAACAGGTGCAAGCACGCCGCCAGTCGATCATCTCCAACCAAAGCGCGGTGGAAGCCACGGAAATCGGCTATCAGGTGGGCACGCGCAATATCGTCGACGTACTGGACGCACAGCGTCAGCTCTACGCGTCAGTGCGCAACTACAACAACAGCCGCTACGACTACATCCTCGACAACCTGCGCTTGAAGCAAGCTGCGGGCACGTTGAACCCGGGGGATCTGCAGGACCTGACGCGCTATTTGAAAGCCGACTACAACCCGGACAAAGACTTCCTGCCACCGGACCTGGCCAAAGCTGCCGCCGAGCAACTGAAGGCCCGCCCAGGTTCTTGA
- the thiC gene encoding phosphomethylpyrimidine synthase ThiC, producing the protein MSTELKSQKSKNTVHLSESAKVDSGSVQPFTRSQKIYVQGSRPDIRVPMREISLDVTPTEFGGEINAPVVVYDTSGPYTDPNVIIDVRKGLADVRSPWIEERGDTERLACLSSRYGQERLDNPDLAYLRFAHLQNPRRAKAGANVSQMHYARKGIITPEMEYVAIRENMKLEEARAAGLLKQQHAGHSFGASIPKIITPEFVREEIARGRAIIPANINHTELEPMIIGRNFLVKINGNIGNSALGSSIEEEVAKMTWGIRWGSDNIMDLSTGKHIHETREWIIRNSPVPIGTVPIYQALEKVDGVAEDLTWELFRDTLIEQAEQGVDYFTIHAGVLLRYVPLTANRVTGIVSRGGAIMAKWCLAHHKENFAYTHFEEICEIMKAYDVSFSLGDGLRPGSVADANDAAQFGELETLGELTKIAWKHDVQTMIEGPGHVPMQLIKENMDKQLECCDEAPFYTLGPLTTDIAPGYDHITSGIGAAMIGWFGCAMLCYVTPKEHLGLPNKDDVKTGIITYKIAAHAADLAKGHPGAQIRDNALSKARFEFRWEDQFNLGLDPDTARAFHDETLPKESAKVAHFCSMCGPKFCSMKVTHEVREYAANQRIEAVDVDVAKGLAEQAERFRQEGSQLYKKV; encoded by the coding sequence ATGAGCACCGAATTAAAAAGCCAAAAATCAAAAAACACCGTGCACTTGAGTGAATCGGCCAAGGTCGACTCCGGTTCCGTGCAGCCGTTTACCCGCTCACAGAAGATCTATGTACAGGGCTCGCGTCCCGATATTCGCGTGCCCATGCGCGAAATCAGCCTGGATGTGACGCCCACCGAGTTCGGCGGTGAAATCAATGCACCGGTGGTGGTCTACGACACATCGGGTCCGTATACCGATCCCAACGTGATCATCGACGTGCGCAAAGGCCTGGCCGACGTGCGCTCGCCCTGGATCGAAGAGCGCGGCGATACCGAGCGACTGGCTTGCCTGAGCTCACGCTACGGCCAGGAACGCCTGGATAACCCGGACCTGGCCTACCTGCGCTTTGCCCACCTGCAGAACCCACGACGGGCCAAGGCCGGCGCCAACGTCAGCCAGATGCACTACGCGCGCAAAGGCATCATCACGCCCGAAATGGAATATGTGGCCATCCGCGAAAACATGAAGCTTGAGGAAGCCCGCGCCGCCGGCCTGCTCAAGCAGCAGCATGCGGGACACAGCTTTGGCGCCAGCATTCCAAAGATCATCACGCCCGAATTTGTCCGTGAAGAAATCGCCCGTGGCCGCGCCATCATCCCGGCCAATATCAATCACACTGAACTGGAACCGATGATTATCGGCCGTAACTTCCTGGTGAAGATCAACGGCAATATCGGTAACAGTGCGCTGGGCTCGTCCATCGAAGAAGAAGTGGCGAAGATGACCTGGGGCATTCGCTGGGGCTCCGATAACATCATGGACCTGTCCACCGGCAAGCACATCCACGAAACCCGCGAGTGGATCATCCGCAACTCGCCGGTGCCGATCGGCACCGTACCCATCTACCAGGCACTGGAGAAAGTCGACGGTGTGGCGGAAGACCTGACCTGGGAACTGTTTCGCGACACCCTGATCGAGCAAGCCGAACAGGGCGTCGACTACTTCACGATCCATGCCGGTGTATTGCTGCGCTATGTGCCGCTGACCGCCAACCGCGTCACCGGCATCGTCAGCCGTGGCGGCGCGATCATGGCCAAATGGTGCCTGGCGCACCACAAGGAAAACTTCGCCTACACGCATTTCGAAGAAATCTGCGAAATCATGAAAGCCTATGACGTCAGCTTTTCGCTGGGCGATGGCTTGCGTCCGGGCTCGGTGGCCGACGCCAACGACGCCGCGCAATTCGGTGAGCTGGAAACCCTTGGCGAGCTGACCAAGATCGCCTGGAAGCACGACGTGCAAACCATGATCGAAGGCCCCGGCCACGTGCCGATGCAGTTGATCAAGGAGAACATGGACAAGCAGCTCGAATGCTGCGATGAGGCGCCGTTCTACACCCTCGGCCCGCTGACTACCGATATTGCGCCGGGCTATGACCACATCACCTCCGGCATCGGCGCGGCGATGATCGGCTGGTTCGGTTGCGCCATGCTCTGCTACGTCACGCCCAAGGAACACCTGGGTTTGCCGAACAAGGATGACGTGAAGACCGGGATCATCACTTACAAGATCGCCGCCCACGCCGCCGACCTCGCCAAAGGCCATCCGGGCGCGCAGATTCGCGACAACGCGCTGAGTAAGGCGCGCTTCGAATTCCGTTGGGAAGACCAGTTCAACCTGGGCCTGGACCCGGACACCGCGCGGGCGTTTCACGACGAGACCCTGCCGAAAGAGTCCGCCAAGGTCGCGCATTTCTGTTCGATGTGCGGGCCGAAATTCTGCTCGATGAAAGTCACCCACGAAGTGCGTGAGTACGCGGCCAACCAGCGCATTGAAGCGGTGGATGTGGACGTGGCCAAGGGCTTGGCCGAGCAGGCGGAGCGGTTCAGGCAGGAAGGCAGTCAGCTCTACAAGAAAGTCTGA
- the cytX gene encoding putative hydroxymethylpyrimidine transporter CytX: MSIQPSTYSPDIAVPQDRRVFGARDLFSLWFSLGIGLMVLQTGALLAPGLGLSGSLLAILLGTLVGVLLLAAVGVIGSDTGLSAMATLKLSLGSRGASLPALLNLLQLIGWGSFEIIVMRDAASLLGTRAFSEGSLLASPLLWTVLFGGLATVLAVSGPLTFVRQILRKWGIWLLLAACLWLTWNLFARADLVALWAQAGDGSMPFAVGFDIAIAMPLSWLPLIADYSRFGKRAKSVFGGTALGFFIGNFWLMSLGVAYTLAFAPSGEVNALLLALAGAGLGIPLLLILLDESENAFADIHSAAVSSGMLLRLKVEHLALAIGVICTVIACLAPLAQYQNFLLLIGSVFAPLFGVVLVDHFILRRRRQGAVTQLHWPALLAWLGGIGTYHLLAHLYPEIGATLPALLLAGLLQFILGRAVSGARASAQA, encoded by the coding sequence TTGAGCATTCAACCGAGCACCTATTCGCCGGACATTGCAGTCCCCCAGGACAGGCGCGTCTTCGGCGCCCGCGACCTGTTCTCCCTGTGGTTCTCCCTCGGCATCGGCCTGATGGTCCTGCAAACCGGCGCCTTACTGGCGCCGGGCCTGGGGTTGTCGGGTTCATTGCTGGCCATCTTGCTCGGCACCCTGGTCGGCGTGCTGTTGCTGGCCGCCGTCGGCGTGATCGGCAGCGACACCGGGCTGTCCGCCATGGCGACGCTCAAGCTCAGCCTCGGTAGCCGCGGTGCGAGCCTGCCGGCGCTGTTGAACCTGCTGCAATTGATTGGCTGGGGTTCGTTCGAAATCATCGTCATGCGCGATGCCGCCAGCTTGTTGGGTACGCGTGCGTTCAGCGAGGGCAGCCTGTTGGCGAGCCCCTTGTTGTGGACCGTGTTGTTTGGTGGCCTTGCCACCGTGCTGGCGGTGAGTGGCCCGCTGACCTTCGTGCGGCAAATCCTGCGCAAATGGGGCATCTGGCTGCTGCTCGCGGCCTGTCTGTGGCTGACCTGGAACCTGTTCGCCAGGGCCGACCTCGTCGCGCTGTGGGCCCAGGCCGGTGACGGCTCGATGCCGTTTGCGGTGGGCTTTGACATTGCCATCGCCATGCCGCTGTCGTGGCTGCCGCTGATCGCCGACTACTCACGCTTTGGCAAGCGCGCGAAAAGCGTGTTCGGCGGCACCGCGCTGGGGTTCTTTATCGGTAATTTCTGGCTGATGAGCCTGGGGGTGGCCTACACCCTGGCCTTTGCGCCCAGCGGTGAAGTCAATGCGCTGCTGTTGGCCCTGGCCGGTGCCGGCCTCGGTATTCCGCTGTTGCTGATCCTGCTGGACGAGTCGGAAAACGCCTTTGCCGACATTCACTCGGCGGCGGTGTCGAGCGGGATGCTGCTGCGTTTGAAAGTCGAGCACCTGGCGTTGGCCATCGGTGTGATTTGCACCGTGATTGCCTGCCTGGCGCCCCTGGCGCAGTACCAGAACTTCCTGTTGCTGATCGGCTCAGTGTTTGCGCCACTGTTCGGCGTGGTACTGGTGGATCACTTCATCCTGCGCCGTCGGCGCCAGGGCGCGGTGACCCAGCTGCATTGGCCGGCGCTGCTGGCGTGGCTGGGCGGCATCGGCACCTACCACCTGCTGGCGCACCTGTATCCGGAAATCGGCGCAACCCTGCCGGCATTGCTGCTGGCAGGGTTGCTGCAGTTCATCCTGGGGCGGGCGGTCAGTGGCGCGCGGGCATCAGCTCAGGCTTGA